GCCGCGGCGGTGACGCAAATCGGGCGGCCGGTCAGTTTAAAGTGATTATCGCGGCGATTGATCTCGATGCCGAGACGGCGTTCGAGCTGCTTGATGTTGTCATCAAACGGGCCGCACAGGCTCAACAGACGCGCGTTGTCTGCTGGCTCCAGGGTGATTTCGCGAGTGTCTATGTTCAAACCGTTCCTCTTATCTGTATGCCGCCGGAAGCTGAACATTCACCGGCCTATAACGAAATTATTCACGCCACAGGAAAAAGGCGCAAGCATTGCGATAAAGATGGGGATAAAGAGAGAAAAAACAAGGCCCACCGGAACGGCGGGCCAGTGATTATTGACGAAGTGCGTGTTGTTCATGCCGGATGCGGCGTAAACGCCTTATCCGGCCTACAAATTCATGCGAATTCAATATATTGCTGGAATCATGTAGGCCTGATAAGCGTAGCGCATCAGGCAATTTGCGTTTGTCGTCAGTCTCAAAACTTACCAGACCGGCGGGCCTGAGAATTACGGCTGATAATAACCCACGCCCAGGTCATTTTCTTTGCGGGTACGGGCAATCACCGATTCCGGAGCCTCTGCCACGCGCAGACCCATTTCCTCTTCGGTACGCACCACTTTACCGCGCAGAGAGTTCGGGTAGACGTCGGTAATTTCTACATCGACGAATTTACCGATCATATCCGGCGTGCCTTCGAAGTTGACCACGCGGTTGTTTTCTGTACGACCAGAAAGCTCCATGATGCTCTTACGTGAAGTACCTTCTACCAGAATACGCTGGGTGGTGCCGAGCATCCGGCGGCTCCATGCCATCGCTTGCTGATTGATACGTTCTTGCAGAATATACAGACGCTGCTTCTTCTCTTCTTCCGGAACATCATCAACCATATCGGCGGCTGGCGTACCCGGACGTGCAGAGAAGATAAAGCTGTAGCTCATGTCGAAATTGACGTCGGCAATCAGCTTCATCGTTTTCTCGAAGTCTTCGGTGGTTTCGCCAGGGAAGCCAACGATAAAGTCAGAACTGATCTGAATATCCGGACGCGCCGCACGCAATTTACGGATGATCGCTTTGTACTCCAGCGCCGTATGGGTACGTCCCATCAGGTTCAGAATACGATCGGAACCGCTCTGTACCGGCAGGTGCAGGAAGCTCACCAGCTCCGGCGTGTCGCGGTATACTTCGATGATATCGTCGGTGAATTCGATCGGATGGCTGGTGGTAAAGCGAATACGATCGATCCCGTCGATCGCAGCAACCAGA
The DNA window shown above is from Escherichia sp. E4742 and carries:
- the miaB gene encoding tRNA (N6-isopentenyl adenosine(37)-C2)-methylthiotransferase MiaB, with the translated sequence MTKKLHIKTWGCQMNEYDSSKMADLLDATHGYQLTDVAEEADVLLLNTCSIREKAQEKVFHQLGRWKLLKEKNPDLIIGVGGCVASQEGEHIRQRAHYVDIIFGPQTLHRLPEMINSVRGDRSPVVDISFPEIEKFDRLPEPRAEGPTAFVSIMEGCNKYCTYCVVPYTRGEEVSRPSDDILFEIAQLAAQGVREVNLLGQNVNAWRGENYDGTTGSFADLLRLVAAIDGIDRIRFTTSHPIEFTDDIIEVYRDTPELVSFLHLPVQSGSDRILNLMGRTHTALEYKAIIRKLRAARPDIQISSDFIVGFPGETTEDFEKTMKLIADVNFDMSYSFIFSARPGTPAADMVDDVPEEEKKQRLYILQERINQQAMAWSRRMLGTTQRILVEGTSRKSIMELSGRTENNRVVNFEGTPDMIGKFVDVEITDVYPNSLRGKVVRTEEEMGLRVAEAPESVIARTRKENDLGVGYYQP